AGAGGCAAAAAAGGGAAGATCATTGCCAAAGTCAATTCGCTCTGCGATATGGATGTGATTGCGTCTTTGTATGAGGCGAGTGTGGCAGGCGTCAAGATTCATCTGATCGTCAGAGGGATCTGCTGTCTCCGCGTCGGCATTCCGGGAGTCAGCGAGAACATTAAGGTGCGCTCGATCGTAGGCAATTTTCTGGAGCACAGCCGTATCTTCTACTTTGAAAATGACGGCGATCCGGAGATTTATATGGGAAGCGCGGACTGGATGCCGAGAAATCTCGAGCGTCGCGTGGAGATCCTGTTCCCGGTTGAGAAGGAAGAGTTAAAACAACGGGTGATTCATATTCTGGACATTCAGTTAAAGGATAATGTGAAGGCCAATGTGCTGACAAAAGACAACACCTACGAGAAGGCAGACGGCCGTGGCAAGGAGAGGCTGGATTCCCAGGATGCGTTCTGCCAGGAAGCGATGCAGTATGCCCTGGAAAAAAAAGAAGCATATGACAGCCGTATTTTTATTCCGGAGACGCACGTGTCGATATAGACAGAGCGTCGAAGGCCGGAAGAGCCTGCAGGCAGAGGAAAGAATAACATTGGGAGAGATTGCAGGAAAAGGGAAGAACAGGACCGGGAGAAAAGACAGAGTATGGATAAAAAACAGGTGATATTGGCATCGGCCTCACCCCGCAGGAAAGAACTGCTGGAACAGATGGGACTTTCCTTTCGCATTGTGCCATGCGAAAAGGAAGAGATCATAACAGGTGTTACTCCGAAAGAGATCGTTGAAAACCTCTCTTATCAGAAAGCGGAAGATGTAGCACAGCGTCTGCAGGATACAGGGGCTGAGTTACAGCAGGAGGGAGATTGCGGCCAGGAGGCAGGAGAGACAATGCTTGTCATTGGCTCGGACACAATCGTTGTCTGTGATGGGCAGATTATGGGCAAGCCCCATTCCGAAGAAGAGGCGTTTGCCATGATTCAAAAGCTGCAGGGCAGGACACATGAAGTATATACAGGTGTTACGATTGCCAGAGCGGGAGCAAATAACATAGCGTACGATACTTTTAGTGAATGTACCTCTGTGAAAGTGCATTCCATGGAGGATGAGGAGATTCGGGATTATCTCGCTCTTGGTGAGTCTATGGATAAGGCAGGGGCATATGGGATTCAGGGCGGCTTTGCCGTCTTTGTGGAGGAGATTCAGGGAGAGTACGGTACAGTGCTGGGACTTCCTGTCGCGGCGCTGTATCAGGCCCTCAGAAGACAGGGAGTCAGAATCCGGCAGCATGAAAATGTAGAACATGAAAGAGGAGAAAAGTTGAGAAGATGAAAAAAGCGGTTGTGTTTGATCTCGATGGGACGCTGTCAGACAGCATTGTATCGATCGCCTATTGTGCCAACAGGGTACTGAAAAAGTTTGATCTGCGTACATTTGACAATGATGACTACAAAAAGTTTGTGGGAGACGGGGCGAAAGAGCTGATTCGTCGTGTACTGTGCAATCAGGAGACAGACAGGACAGATCTGTGTGAACCGGTTCTTGAGGAATATATGAAGCTTTTTGCCGTGGACTGCATGTATGAGGTGAAGCCATATGCGGGAATTGTGGAACTGCTCGAAGAACTGAAAAAGCGTGGCATCCGTGTGACCGTATTTTCCAATAAACCTCATGAAAATACGTGCAAAGTGATCCACGATCTGTTTGGAGACGAGGTGTTTGACGTTGTACAGGGGCAGACTGAGACGATTAAGAAGAAACCCAGTCCGGACGGCGTGTATCTGATCTCGGAGAAGCTGGGGATTCCCGTGGAGGATATGCTCTATGTGGGTGATACCGATACCGATATGCAGACCGGTAAAAATGCGGGAGCCTTTACGGTCGGTGTGCTGTGGGGATTCCGTGACCGGACGGAACTGGAGGAAAACCATGCGGATGCGATCATAGCCCATCCGCAGGAGCTGCTGAACTATTTATAAAATCCACAGGAAGCGATAAGAAATCTACAATAATGAGAAAGGAAGAGTTTCATGCAGTTTGACGATGCGGTGTTACAGTGTTTTTTGTCTCATCAGCTTCAGCTTTTTCCGCAGGCGGTAGCGGAAACACTGGCGGAAGCGGAACATTTTCTCGAGGAATGTATGGCAGTCGTCGTGGAATCACCAGGAGAAGTATGGGAATACTTTGAGGAAACGGGGATGGACATTGATGGCAGCGACGAGGAAGCGATTCTGGAGGCCGATGAAGTATTTGCTGTGGGAGACGGCAGGTATCTGATCGTGGAAGGGTAGAAGCGGCCGATACAGAGATTATTACAGTACCGTATAAAAAAACCGGAAGTCCGTGCAAAGACTTCCGGTTTTTTATGATTCCTATGTACGAAGAAGCTACTGCTGATCGCAAACGGTCATACACCAAAAAACGATTCCAGAAAAGGAACAAGACCGTCATGGTTGTTGTCTTTTTCCGTAATGACATCGGCGGCAGCCTTTGCGCCGACAGAACCGTTGCACATGGCAACGCCCAGACCGGCGGCTTCTAACATGGAGATGTCATTGTCCTGATCCCCGGCAGACATTGTGTGGGAGATCGGGATATGCAGATGCTCCGCCAGACGGACCAGAGCGTCTCCTTTCCCGGCGCCTGCCGGAAACATTTCCAGTAATCTGTCAGTAGAACAGATCAGGTTGACATGTCCCTGTGCCCAAGGGAGAAGAGATTCACGGAGCGCTTCGATCTTTGAGCGGTCGTCGAGTGTGATCGCCAGACATTTGAAGGGAGGTTTTTCGAGAGCGCCTGTTATGTCATCGGTGAGCAGAGACGGCATATGGATATTTTTCTGATAAGCAGTCAGCTCCGGTGTCTGTCTTCTGGCGACAATCTCCGTGTCAGTGTAGGTATGGCAGTGGAGACCTGCCTTTTCGCTCGCTTGCAGTACATAGCTGGTCTCCTCCATAGTGAGACGGATCTCGGAAACCACTTCCTTCGTCTGGGCATTGACGATCAGACCGCCGTTGTTGGCGATATAGTAAAGGTTTTGATCAGATATGGGGAGGAGCTGTCTTGCCTCAATGACGCTGACAAGAGGTCTGCCGGAAGTGATAGCCAGATAATGACCTGCGTCAGTCAGTTTTTTCACGGCTTCGATGGTGGCCGGTGTCATCGTTTTTTCCTTTGTCAGAAGCGTTTCATCCAGATCTGTAAAAAATATTTTCTTTTCCATGGAAAGAGTCCCCTTTCTGTTACGGTTGTTATATTACGGGTGGTGCCGGTGACGATCGAGTTCATTTAAAATATCATCTGATATATATAAATTTCCCCTGCCTGTGCCAAGATCAATCTCCGGTTTGTTGGAGCCGTGAAAATCGGAGCCGCCTGTGATGAGCAGATGGTATTTTTCAGCGAGACGGAGCATCTGTCGCTGCTCCCCGGCGTTGTAGGTGGAGTAAAAGGCTTCGATACCGGCCAGACCGTTCTCCACAAGTGTGCGGACAAGGCCGTCAAGAACCGCTTCGCTCATATGATAGAGCGGCGGGTGAGCCAGCACGGGGATACCGCCGGCTTCCAGCACAAGCCGTACGGCCTGCAGGGGCGTTACCTTTTCACGGGGGATAAAGCAGGGGGCGTTATCCCCGATGTAGCGGTCAAAGGCTTCTTTCATGCTTTTCACACAGCCATGTTCGAGCAGATAGCGGGCATAGTGCGCTCTGGTGATGACAGCGCCGGGATTGGCCGCTGTCAATGTCTCATAAGTAATGTCGATCCCGGTGTGTTCCCGTAACCTTTCACACATTTTTTCATTTCTGTGCTCTCTGGAAGAGACGAACTCTGCCAGGGCAGATAAAAAAACAGGCGTTTTATAATCAATATAGAGACCCAGCACATGCACATCTTTCTTATCATAAGAGGTGGAGAACTCAATGCCGGGAATGACGACGACAGGCTGGTCTGCAGCGGTCTCCATTGCCTCGTCGAGTCCGTCCGCCGTGTCATGGTCGGTCAGTGCAAAAGCAGTCAGCCCCTTCTCGACTGCGTATTGGACGAGCCGGGAAGGGGAGAGCGTGCCGTCCGATTTGTTGGAATGTACGTGCAGATCTATCATTGTATGATTGCTCCTTAGTTGTCGTCGTCTTCTTTGTTGGCCGTGTATACGGTGCGTTTTCTGGCCATCTCGTCATTTTCCAGATATTCATCGTAAGTTGTGATCTTGTCGATCAGCTTACCGTCCGGCAGGATTTCCATGATGCGGTTGGCCGTTGTCTGGACGAACTGATGATCGTGACAGGAGAAGAGAGCGACGCCCGGGAACTTGATCAGTCCATTATTGAGGGCAGTGATCGACTCCATATCCAGATGGTTGGTCGGCTCGTCGAGGACGAGACAGTTTGCGCCGGAGATCATCATCTTGGAGAGCAGGCAGCGCACCTTTTCTCCACCGGACAGCACTTTTACTTTTTTGACGCCGTCTTCCCCGGCAAAGAGCATACGCCCGAGAAAACCGCGGACATAAGTGACGTCTTTGATGGCGGAATATCCGGTCAGCCAGTCGACGATCGTCAGATCGTTATTAAATTCTTCGGTGCTGTCTTTCGGGAAATATGCCTGAGAGGTTGTGACCCCCCATTTGTAAGTCCCTTTGTCCGGTTCCATCTCTCCCATAAGAATCTGGAATAAGGTTGTCTTTGCCAGTTCATTGCTGCCGACGAAGGCGATCTTATCATCATGGCCTAAAATAAAGGAGATGTTGTCCAGTATTTTCTCACCGTCGATCGTCTTGGAGATGCCTTCCACGGAGAGTACTTCGTTACCGATCTCGCGCTCCGGCCGGAAATCAATATAAGGATATTTACGACTGGACGGTTTGATTTCCTCCAGCTCGATCTTTTCCAGCGCCTTCTTACGTGAGGTGGCCTGCTTTGATTTGGAGGCGTTGGCGGAGAATCGGGAAATAAATTCCTGCAGCTCCTTGATCTTTTCTTCCTTTTTCTTGTTGGCTTCCTTCATCTGCCGGATCAGGAGCTGGCTAGACTCAAACCAGAAGTCATAGTTTCCGGCATAGAGCTGAATCTTGCCATAGTCAATGTCGGCAGTGTGGGTACATACTTTATTTAAGAAGTAACGGTCGTGGGATACGACGATAACCGTATTGTTAAAATTGATCAGAAACTCTTCGAGCCAGGCGATGGCGTCAAGATCGAGATGGTTGGTCGGCTCGTCGAGCAGCAAAATGTCCGGATTGCCAAACAGAGCCTTGGCCAGCAATACTTTTACTTTCTCATTACCGTTGAGGTTTTTCATCAGGCTGTCATGATACTGTGTCTCGATACCGAGGCCGTTCAAGAGCATGGCGGCGTTGGACTCTGCCTCCCAGCCGTCCATCTCCGCAAATTCTGCCTCCAGTTCGCTGGCGCGGATGCCGTCCTCATCGGAGAAGTCTTCCTTTGCGTAGATGGCGTCTTTTTCCTTCATAATCTGATAGAGGCGCGGATTGCCCATAATGACGACATCCATGGCCGGGTATTCATCGTATTTGAAGTGATCCTGTTCGAGAAAGGACAGACGCTGTCCCGGTGTCATGGAAATATCACCTTTGGTCGTTTCCAGCTGTCCGGATAATATTTTCAGGAAAGTGGATTTTCCCGCGCCATTGGCGCCGATGAGACCATAGCAGTTGCCTTCGGTAAATTTAATATTAACGTCCTCAAATAAGGCTTTTTTTCCGATCCGTAATGTTACATTGTTTGCGCTTATCATAACTTTTGACCTTTCTTTCTTAATACTTTGGAATGTTTCAGTTCCGCTTTTATCCGTCTTTTCCTATTTTACAGAAAATATAGGATTTTGCAAGGAAAATGTGTTATACTTACCGTATTATACAGGAAAAAGGAGATGATACCTATGAGCAATCAGGTGATCGTGATCAGCCGTCAGTTTGGCAGCGGCGGAAGAAAAATAGGAAAGATATTGTCGGACAGACTTCAGATTCCATATTATGATATGGCGTTGATTGAGATCGCTTCCAAGCGCAGCGAGGCGGATTACACGTCTCTTCTGGAGGTGGATGAGAAGAAGATCAGCCGTAAGTGGTATTCCTTCCCGATGGAGGTGGGCCCGGGGTATCAGATGAAGAAAGTTCCCATGAACGAAGAGCTGTTCAGCCTTCAGGCGGAGATCATCAAGGATCTGGCGAACCAGAGTCCCTGTATCATCATCGGCAGAGGGGCGGATTATATTCTCAGAGAAAATGCGAGAATGCTCAGTGTCTTTATCCATGCGGATATGGAGACAAAACTGGAAGTTGTATGCAGGCATTATAATCTTTCCCGGGAAGATGCGCTGTCACTGATCCGCAAGACAGACAAACAGCGCAGTGTTTATTATAATTATTATACGGAATATAAATGGGGCGACATCAATAACTATGACATCTCGTTAGACCGGGGCCGGATCGGCATTGACAAATGTGTGGATATTCTGGAGACGCTCTATCAGTCTCTTTAGAGGAGGAACGGTGCCTGACCGGGAGCGGAATCATTCTGGACAAATACAGGCAAAATCGGTATAATGAAATTGAATTTCCGGCTGTGGTTCAGCGATGATAAACCGGGAAAACTTAAGAGATGAGAGGTATGGTTTATGGGATACGGAGCGCTTCCTTTGGAGAAAAGACTGAAGGAAAACATTAAAAATTACGGGCTTGACAATCTATATCAGATCGTGGAACTGAAAAAACAGATGTTATTGCTGCAGGAGCTTACGGGGCTGAAGATTCTTCTGACAGACAGACATGGGGAGAAGATGGCTGCCGTAGGAAATTTTACGGATTTCACACCTGACGTAGTGGGGGAACCCGGCAGAAAACTGCGCGTGGCCAATCGGACGGTGGGACATGTGTATACGAAAGAGGACGCGGTGGAAGCCGGAAAAGAAAAGCTGGCGGCGGACTTTCTGGAAGCACTTGTGCGGACGTGGGAGCGGCTGGGGGAAGAAGTGTTTACGAACAAAGAGAGCGCCGTCTATATTGACGAGATAGAACAGCAGTTGGAGAAGGAGCAATATCAGGTCAAACATGGAGAGAAAGAAGACGTGCTGACCGGAGTGCTGAACAAGACATATTTTGAGGAGCGCATGAAAGTGCTGGATCGTCTGGAGACCGTACCGGTGGCGGCAGTGGAGGCCAATATCAATGACTGGAAATTTGTCAATGATCATTACGGGGACGAGGAAAGTGACAGACTGATCCGTCTGATCGCTCAGATCTTAAAGGAAGAGGCCGGAGAAGAATACATACTGGGCCGTGTGGACGGCGATGTTTTCCATATTGCCATTCCGACTGCCGACGAGGAAGAAGCGGAGGGTTATGTCAAACGGGTGCAGAGCAGATGCGATGCCTGTGACGATGATAAACTGACACCTTCCGTAGCCGTGGGCATCATGTACAAGAGCAACGTGGAAGAAAAGCTGGAGGATGTGTTTGCCGAGGCGGAATATAAAATGTTTGAGAATAAATATGAGATGAAGCATTCGGTAGCTTATCAGGAGCGGTTGCACAGGAACTTGAAATGAGGGATTTGAGACAGAGACCGGGAACTGATTAAACCGGAAGCGAATACAGACTGATGACGGAATGCGGCCGGTCCTGCGATAGCAGGACCGGTTTTTTGTGTACCCGGGCGGGAACAGAACTTTTCAGACTGCTGCTTGACTTCTAAATCTTACTAATGTAATATTTGGAAGAAGAAAGTACGGAAGAGGACGCAGAGATATGAGGCGGCGAAGCGTGGGAAGGAGAACTTTATGAAAAGACAACATTGTATTGGGAAGACAGTATGTCTGGTGATCACCGGTATTTTTATTTTGGGAGGCTGCGGCAGACAAAAACAGGAAATCCCGGAGAGCGCGGACAAAGAGTATGCGGTGGAGACAGAGGAAACGGAACAGACAGAAGAGACAGAACAGACAGAAGGGACAGTGCAGGCAGAGGGGACAGAGCAGGACGATATAGTGCAGGATGATACCATTTCGGAGCCGGAGACAGTGGAGGCCGACTGGGCACAGTACTTTGATGGTCTCAATGGCGCCGCGGTTCTCTATGATCCATCGGCTATGCGATATACGGTATACAATCGGGAACTTGCACAGACGAGACGGTCCCCCTGTTCCACATTTAAGATCATCTCTTCGCTGGCGGCCCTGGAGAGCGGGGCGATTGACCCGGACGATTCCCTTCGCATCTGGAGCGGAGAGACATTCTGGAATGAAGACTGGAATCATGATATGGAGTTTCAGGAGGCATTCCGCGTCTCCTGTGTCTGGTATTTCCGGGAAATCATCGACGAGATTGGGCAGGAGACAATGCAGAGAGAGCTGGACAGACTCCAGTATGGCAACTGCGATAGCTCCGACTGGGAAGGGCGGCAGAATACAAATAACAGCAATCGCGCGCTGACCGGGTTCTGGATCGAATCGTCACTGCTGATTTCTCCACAGGAACAGACAGAAGTGATGGAACGCATCTTTGGAGAAAATTCTGCCTATTCGCAGCGGACGTTAGATGCGTTAAGGCAGGTTATGCTGACAGAACAGGAAGAGACAGAAATAACTGTCTATGGTAAGACCGGCATGGGCAAGGCAGAGGGTGTTGTCGTTGACGCATGGTTTACCGGATTCGCGGAGCGAGCGGAGGGTCCTCTCTATTTTTGTGTATATCTCGGGAGAACGGATGGGAAAACGGTATCCAGCGCTGCGGCGAAGGAGATTGCAGTGCGGCTGGTTGCGGACGCCTGCTGCGGCTTGCTTCCGGAGGCTGATCAGAATTAGTCCCAGATCCCCAGATCAGAGAGAATCGAAAGGGTCAGTTCTGCCGCCCGGGGGCCGGTTGCCAGCCGTTCATTCTGGATATTGGCTGCAAAAAAATACAGATGCCCGTCATGTTCGATATAGCCGATAAACCAGCCGGAAATATTTTCTCCGTCCCTTTCTTCCGTCCCGGTTTTTCCATAGAGCGTACCATAGTCGGAGGAACCGAGACAAATGGCATTTTTCACAGTCTCAATATGTTCGGGTGAGAAATCAAACTGATTATAGTAAAATCTCTGCAGCAGTTCGACCTGCTCGACGGGAGAGATCTTCAGAGAAGAGTCTGTCCAATAGGAGGAGAGGTCTTCCCTGACCGTCTGATTGCCATATCCGATCTGCCGGATATAATCATGTACGGCAGACAGATCCGACTGCCGGTCGATCGCCTGGAAATACCATGTCACGGAGTTTCGCATGGCGGACTCCAGCGTCTGGTCACAATTCCACTCGTCGTATTCGTGGTGTTGTCCGTCCCATAGTATGAGCGTATCTTCCGGCGTGATGATTCCTGATTCGAGACCGAACAGGGCGCTGTATATTTTGTAAGTGGAGACCGGGGAGATGCGCGTCACCGCACGCTCCTGATCATAGATCTGCCAGGTGTCCTGGGCACTGTCATAGAGGACAAAGCTGCCTTTATTTTCGCCAAAGGAGTCGCCAAGATCAATCGGGGTAATATGTCTGCCCTGCTCCTGGAAGACATAACGGTCGCTGGCCGCGGCCCGGGTAGAGAGAAAGGGAGCAGCGGTCAGCGTGAAGACGGCGAGAAGTCCGCATACAAAATAGCCGCACACTTTCTTTTTTAATGGCTGCGGTCGATAACTGGCAATGTTTATGATTCTTTTCCTTATCTGTGTTATGCCTCCACCGATGCCGGAGGCAAAGGGAAAGGGGGAAAGCGACAGTTTCTCAGCAAAATCAATCAAAGTATATCCATAATCTGCATAGGCGTCCTGCGACAGCATATTGAGCACGGAAGTATCACAGGCAATTTCGCAATCATTTCGCATCTCTCTCAGGGCATACCAGACAAAAGGATGAAACCAGTATAGAATGTGGATGACATTGACGAAATGGTTGACAAGTAAATCTTTATGTTTATAGTGCTGCAGTTCATGCAGAAGCAGATAGCGCATACGCTTCGTGTCCCGATCGGAGATCAGATGGATCGGCAGGTAAATGCAGGGCCTGAAAAGTCCTGCGATGACGGGAGATTTTAAAAATGCCGTACTGTAGACGGGAATGTCTCCGGCCAGATTCATTTCAGCCAGACAATTATGATACAGTCTGCGGATGGCCGTATTTTGCAGCGGCAGTGCCGATCGCCTGAAATGGTGAAAACGGATGGCAGCTCTCGCCAGAAGCAGCGCCATGACTGCGATACCGGTGATCCAGATGACGAAAAACAATAAACTGAGACCGGAAAGCGTCTCCCCGCCGACTGACATTCCATAGTCGTTTTGCCAGGCATCAGCGCCGGAGGGCTGCAATACTTGCGTCTTTGTGAGCAGGGGGGCCATATGGGAGGTTGTCATATCGCGCAGTCTACTGAATATGGAAAACATCCGGAAAGAATGGCCTGCAGGGAGCGGCAGAAAGGGAACGCTCAGAAGACCGAGCGGAAGAAACCACAGATTATACTGCATACGGCTGGTAAGACTGTTTCGAAACAGATGTTTTGCCGCCAGGAGAATACCGATCATAGCGCTGATCATTAAGTTGCATAGAAAGAAACGGATGATAAAATCGTTCATGTCAGGCACCTCCTGTGCATACTGCACATTTAAGTCTTACGCTTGTAATAGAAAATATTATAAAAGATCTCGTTTCCGATGTCAATGTGTGGGCGTCTGCCTGGCCGATCAGAGAATTGCTCAGGCAGTACAAAGGAGAAGAAAATCTAAAATAAGTATAAAATCTGCCGGAGATGGAAAAATTAAGAAAAAAAGAGTAATAAAGAGTATATATAAGTTATTAATAGATAAATAGAGAAAACAAAAGATATATTGGGTTGCAGAAGGCTATGCAAAAAACTAATATATGGATAGTTCTTAGCACTCAATCAAAGTGAGTGCTAATAAATCAAAGAATAATCATCGATTTCAGTAAAGGACAGGAGGCATTCTAAATGAAATTAGTACCATTGGGTGACAGAGTTGTATTAAAACAGTTAGTTGCAGAGGAAACAACCAAATCCGGAATCGTTCTTCCGGGGCAGAGCAAAGAGAAACCACAGCAGGCAGAAGTGATCGCGGTCGGGCCGGGCGGTGTCGTGGACGGCAAGGAAGTAAAGATGGAAGTGAAAGTCGGAGATCAGGTTATCTTCTCCAAATATGCAGGCACAGAAGTGAAACTGGACGAAGAAGAATATATCATCGTCAGACAGAACGATATTTTAGCAGTGATTGCGTAATTATAAAAAATCAGGTAGGAGATGGAAAATTATGGCAAAAGAAATCAAATATGGAGCAGAAGCAAGAGCAGCCCTGGAGGTGGGCGTTAATAAACTGGCGGACACAGTACGCGTTACGCTTGGACCGAAAGGAAGAAACGTTGTCCTTGACAAGTCTTACGGCGCGCCGCTGATTACCAATGACGGTGTGACGATCGCCAAAGAGATCGAACTGGAAGACGCTTTTGAGAACATGGGCGCACAGCTTGTGAAGGAAGTGGCAACGAAGACAAACGATGTGGCAGGTGACGGTACGACGACAGCAACCGTACTGGCACAGTCCATGGTACACGAAGGGATCAAGAATCTGGCAGCAGGCGCTAACCCGATCATTCTGCGCAAGGGAATGAAAAAGGCTACGGACTGCGCAGTCGATGCGATCGCTAAGATGAGCGCCAAAGTCAGCGGAAAGGAGCAGTTTGCGAGAGTGGCAGCCGTTTCTTCCGGAGATGAAGAAGTCGGCAACATGGTTGCGGATGCGATGGAAAAAGTGACAGGCGACGGCGTGATTACGATCGAAGAGAGCAAGACGATGAAGACCGAACTCGACCTGGTGGAAGGAATGCAGTTCGACAGAGGATATATTTCCGCTTATATGGCAACCGATATGGATAAAATGGAAGCCGTACTGGATGATCCTTATATTCTGATCACAGATAAGAAAATCAGCAACATTCAGGAGATCCTCCCGGTTCTGGAGCAGATCGTACAGTCCGGCGCGAAGCTGCTTATCATTGCGGAAGATGTGGAAGGCGAAGCGCTCACAACTCTGATTGTGAACAAACTGCGCGGCACCTTTAACATTGTGGCAGTGAAAGCTCCCGGATATGGTGACAGAAGAAAAGC
The sequence above is a segment of the Lachnospiraceae bacterium JLR.KK008 genome. Coding sequences within it:
- the groES gene encoding co-chaperone GroES produces the protein MKLVPLGDRVVLKQLVAEETTKSGIVLPGQSKEKPQQAEVIAVGPGGVVDGKEVKMEVKVGDQVIFSKYAGTEVKLDEEEYIIVRQNDILAVIA
- the groL gene encoding chaperonin GroEL (60 kDa chaperone family; promotes refolding of misfolded polypeptides especially under stressful conditions; forms two stacked rings of heptamers to form a barrel-shaped 14mer; ends can be capped by GroES; misfolded proteins enter the barrel where they are refolded when GroES binds), whose product is MAKEIKYGAEARAALEVGVNKLADTVRVTLGPKGRNVVLDKSYGAPLITNDGVTIAKEIELEDAFENMGAQLVKEVATKTNDVAGDGTTTATVLAQSMVHEGIKNLAAGANPIILRKGMKKATDCAVDAIAKMSAKVSGKEQFARVAAVSSGDEEVGNMVADAMEKVTGDGVITIEESKTMKTELDLVEGMQFDRGYISAYMATDMDKMEAVLDDPYILITDKKISNIQEILPVLEQIVQSGAKLLIIAEDVEGEALTTLIVNKLRGTFNIVAVKAPGYGDRRKAMLEDIAILTGGQVISDELGLDLKEATLDQLGRAKSVKVQKENTVIVDGAGDKAAIQARVAQIKNQVEETTSDFDKEKLQERLAKLSGGVAVIRVGAATETEMKEAKLRMEDALNATRAAAEEGIISGGGSAYIHAAKEVAKLADTMQGDEKTGANIVLKALESPLFHIVANAGMEGSVVINKVRESEIGIGFDALKGEYVDMVAAGILDPAKVTRSALQNATSVASTLLTTESVVANIKEDAPAMPAGGGMGGMM